Proteins co-encoded in one Oncorhynchus kisutch isolate 150728-3 linkage group LG1, Okis_V2, whole genome shotgun sequence genomic window:
- the LOC116374858 gene encoding neuroblast differentiation-associated protein AHNAK-like — MEPKPGHRRRRSLSEGLMLEESEKGGLVISSIIGGSSGNHGLKEGDKIVGATINFDQLSKDDVLKILKLMDDNGFDEKVQVLTKNYLSKSMGTLDSIKAPEEMLKDSYNRLYNAKINRFMTDDSPGQPAGAGERGSHNGQVKGKGPGSLWDKPKVKDDLKLPVLNTDYPVVETPKVDAPTYLESPDLKFSAPKLKVPKLDVKGKVPDARGGELSLPNANISTSDLSLPHLNGSLNIDAPSVNLERPNLETDIDALNINAPMFDIERGKNVKMPKFKIPDLGLSGPRVKVPSLEVDTPNMRIPDKDMLGVNFKGPQRDLQTPDVNLKGPNLDLQAPYVSIMNMPSNKIRVWSSKKLKTPNLDVYDPSGYFELPKVRLSHTVPKGPNLDIDAVLKTPNMHLKTSLIGAPDLNDPDLDLPSVDLKGSKIDIELPDANIGIPSGKIKTLSLGMPDFNISGPRVRTPDLDLSAAEMCPLDVRLPDLSTPDIDIPSGKFKLQEPHAELKAPDFNVDASSGKLKMPKFGLSGLKRPDLGIDADVKTPKVSLKAPKIKGGLDAPDLNLPKVNLKAPKLEINTPDIDIDAPSEKFKMPKFKMPKFALSGPKGPEVGIAGNLDGPDLSLLSSKRPDLDVGSPSGKLKMPSLKVPDFGFSGPDVRGPDFEVKNPDLDLSAPKFKGGISPPDLDLPDGDLKGPKLDLNKPDVNFNMPSSKVKVPTLKKPKVDLNAPNLDINGPSGKLKMPKFGLSGKMSKSPKLNLKVPKMKGGIDFPDLNLPDADLKAPKLDVNAPDLDINAPSGKFKMPKFGLSGTMPKSPKLNLKAPKMKGGIDFPDLNLPDADLKAPKLDVNAPDLNINAPSGKFKMPKFGLSGTMPKSPKLNLKAPKMKGGIDFPDLNFPDADLKAPKLDVNAPDLNINAPSGKFKMPKFGLSGTMPKSPKLNLKAPKMKGGIDFPDLNLPDADLKAPKLDVNAPDLDINAPSGKFKMPKFGLSGTMPKSPKLNLKAPKMKGGIDFPDLNFPDADLKAPKLDVNAPDLNINAPSGKFKMPKFGLSGTMPKSPKLNLKAPKMKGGIDFPDLNFPDADLKAPKLDVNAPDLNINAPSGKFKMPKFGLSGTMPKSPKLNLKAPKMKGGIDFPDLNLPDADLKAPKLDVNAPDLNINAPSGKFKMPKFGLSGTMPKSPKLNLKAPKMKGGIDFPDLNLPDADLKAPKLDVNAPDLNINAPSGKFKMPKFGLSGTMPKSPKLNLKAPKMKGGIDFPDLNFPDADLKAPKLDVNAPDLDINAPSGKFKMPKFGLSGTMPKSPKLNLKAPKMKGGIDFPDLNLPDADLKAPKLDVNAPDLDINAPSGKFQVPKFRGLKGPDVDINGAIEGPDLNLSSPKRKGPKADLNLPDTDIDSPAGKLKMPTFKMPDLGFSGPKIKGPDLNLSAPKFKGGISPPDLDLPHVDLKGPKLDLNAPDVNFNMPSGKVNVPTLKKPKVDLNAPDLDINGPSGKLKMPKVGLTGKMPKSTKLNFKAPKIKGGIGSPDMHLPDADLKAPKLDVNPPDLDINASSGKLKMPKFKMPKFRGLKRPDVDIDGDLEGPDIDINTPTANLKGPKTGLKMPDLKMPDFGLSGPNVVYDLPNIDLSAPKLKGGISPPDLRLPKGHIRGPKLDLNAPDMPSGRFRVPTIERPNDSIKAPDLDINTPSFKMPKMPKFVLSSPKRPDHDISADIGFKLSNMKGGIGSRHLDLPTVDLDAPKIDVDTPDMNIDSPSGKFKMPHLKMPKFVLSGLKGPDPGIDGDIDGPDLSLSAPKVNTGIGSPDLDINVPSGNLKGPQADLNLPDSDIAIQSEKFKLPSFKLPQFGSPNLRAGTHMDFMKTNDISPPKVKVNLKAPDLKVSHPDVSLSIPKADTRSPEYKVASHSKRRSDIPGGAHIKVQAEDIDTEVTLPHTDRKSRKVKGRASYPIADIDLPKVEYKASGLELRGSDLHDPTGKLKMPKSKTSKLGSHTRIPDLDIDSSPASINASVPKLPPPRYGVEVSQPDLNLSRTDLKGNKHHRKAPAGETGRTKRSPKQSEIGTSMPNFTHGSNPKMSEDEEGYFVTVFPKHLKEDVPDGTGSLKNHHKEESNCRSHTLRSLDFSASNVDLEVPEDDNLKGSTFWLSKLI, encoded by the exons ATGGAGCCTAAG CCTGGTCACCGGAGAAGAAGGAGCCTGTCTGAGGGGCTGATGCTGGAGGAATCAGAAAAAGGAGGATTGGTCATCTCCAGCATTATCGGTGGCTCTTCTGGCAATCACGGGCTCAAAGAAG GAGATAAAATTGTGGGTGCCACGATCAACTTTGACCAACTTTCGAAAGACGATGTGTTGAAAATACTGAAGCTGATGGATGATAATGGATTTGATGAGAAGGTTCAAGTTCTAACGAAAAATTATTTGAGCAAGAGTATGGGGACCTTGGACAGCATCAAAGCACCAGAGGAG ATGCTGAAGGATTCATATAATAGACTCTACAATGCCAAAATAAATAGGTTCATGACAGATGACAGCCCTGGACAACCTGCAGGTGCTGGGGAAAGAGGCTCCCATAATGGACAGGTGAAGGGCAAGGGACCGGGATCTCTCTGGGACAAGCCTAAAGTGAAAGATGACCTCAAACTCCCTGTCCTCAACACGGATTACCCAGTTGTGGAGACACCCAAAGTAGATGCTCCTACCTACCTAGAGTCTCCAGACCTCAAATTCTCTGCTCCAAAGTTAAAGGTGCCTAAACTTGATGTCAAAGGCAAGGTACCTGATGCTCGCGGTGGAGAACTTTCATTGCCTAATGCCAACATTAGTACATCAGATCTCTCCCTGCCTCATTTGAATGGGTCACTAAACATTGATGCTCCATCAGTTAACCTGGAAAGGCCAAATCTTGAAACTGATATAGATGCTTTAAATATCAATGCCCCAATGTTTGATATTGAAAGAGGCAAAAATGTTAAAATGCCCAAATTTAAGATACCTGACTTGGGTCTCTCTGGACCCAGAGTAAAGGTACCCAGCCTTGAGGTTGATACACCAAATATGAGGATCCCAGATAAAGATATGCTTGGAGTTAATTTTAAAGGTCCCCAAAGAGACCTACAAACACCAGATGTTAATCTCAAAGGTCCTAATCTAGACCTGCAAGCCCCATATGTCAGCATAATGAATATGCCATCAAATAAAATCAGAGTCTGGTCCTCCAAGAAACTGAAAACCCCCAACCTTGATGTGTATGATCCCTCTGGTTATTTTGAATTGCCTAAGGTTAGGCTCTCTCACACAGTACCAAAAGGACCAAATTTAGACATTGATGCAGTTTTAAAGACACCAAACATGCATCTTAAAACCTCTTTGATTGGTGCTCCTGACCTGAATGACCCTGATCTAGATTTACCTTCAGTAGACCTTAAAGGTTCCAAAATAGATATAGAGTTACCAGATGCAAACATTGGTATCCCATCTGGGAAGATCAAAACACTAAGTCTTGGTATGCCTGACTTTAATATATCTGGACCAAGAGTTCGGACTCCAGACCTGGACCTCTCAGCGGCTGAGATGTGTCCATTAGACGTCCGTCTGCCTGACCTCAGTACTCCAGATATTGACATACCCTCAGGTAAATTCAAACTACAGGAACCACATGCAGAACTCAAAGCACCTGATTTCAATGTGGATGCCTCCTCTGGTAAACTGAAGATGCCCAAATTTGGGTTATCTGGCCTAAAAAGACCTGATCTGGGCATTGATGCTGATGTAAAAACACCAAAGGTAAGTCTCAAAGCTCCCAAGATAAAAGGTGGGCTTGATGCGCCTGACTTGAATTTACCCAAAGTCAACCTGAAAGCACCTAAATTAGAAATAAACACTCCAGATATTGACATTGATGCACCCTCAGAAAAATTCAAAATGCCAAAGTTTAAGATGCCTAAATTTGCCCTTTCGGGCCCTAAAGGGCCTGAGGTTGGCATTGCTGGAAACTTGGATGGACCAGATCTGAGCTTATTATCTTCCAAACGACCAGACTTGGATGTTGGTAGCCCATCTGGAAAATTAAAGATGCCAAGTTTAAAGGTGCCAGACTTTGGCTTCTCAGGGCCAGATGTACGAGGGCCTGACTTTGAGGTAAAGAATCCAGACTTGGATCTTTCAGCCCCCAAGTTTAAAGGGGGAATTAGTCCCCCAGATTTGGATTTGCCAGATGGAGACCTCAAAGGCCCCAAATTAGACCTCAATAAACCAGATGTAAACTTTAATATGCCCTCAAGTAAAGTCAAAGTACCTACATTGAAGAAACCAAAGGTTGATCTGAATGCTCCTAATCTGGACATTAATGGCCCCTCTGGTAAACTGAAAATGCCCAAATTTGGGCTGTCTGGTAAAATGTCAAAATCTCCCAAATTAAATCTTAAAGTTCCAAAGATGAAGGGGGGAATTGATTTTCCAGACCTGAATTTACCAGATGCTGACCTTAAAGCCCCGAAACTAGATGTGAATGCTCCAGATCTCGACATCAATGCACCCTCAGGGAAATTCAAGATGCCTAAATTTGGGCTGTCTGGTACAATGCCAAAATCTCCCAAATTAAATCTTAAAGCTCCAAAGATGAAGGGGGGAATTGATTTTCCAGACCTGAATTTACCAGATGCTGACCTCAAAGCCCCTAAACTAGATGTGAATGCTCCAGATCTCAACATCAATGCACCCTCAGGGAAATTCAAGATGCCTAAATTTGGGCTGTCTGGTACAATGCCAAAATCTCCCAAATTAAATCTTAAAGCTCCAAAGATGAAGGGGGGAATTGATTTTCCAGACCTGAATTTCCCAGATGCTGACCTCAAAGCCCCTAAACTAGATGTGAATGCTCCAGATCTCAACATCAATGCACCCTCAGGGAAATTCAAGATGCCTAAATTTGGGCTGTCTGGTACAATGCCAAAATCTCCCAAATTAAATCTTAAAGCTCCAAAGATGAAGGGGGGAATTGATTTTCCAGACCTGAATTTACCAGATGCTGACCTCAAAGCCCCTAAACTAGATGTGAATGCTCCAGATCTCGACATCAATGCACCCTCAGGGAAATTCAAGATGCCTAAATTTGGGCTGTCTGGTACAATGCCAAAATCTCCCAAATTAAATCTTAAAGCTCCAAAGATGAAGGGGGGAATTGATTTTCCAGACCTGAATTTCCCAGATGCTGACCTCAAAGCCCCTAAACTAGATGTGAATGCTCCAGATCTCAACATTAATGCACCCTCAGGGAAATTCAAGATGCCTAAATTTGGGCTGTCTGGTACAATGCCAAAATCTCCCAAATTAAATCTTAAAGCTCCAAAGATGAAGGGGGGAATTGATTTTCCAGACCTGAATTTCCCAGATGCTGACCTCAAAGCCCCTAAACTAGATGTGAATGCTCCAGATCTCAACATTAATGCACCCTCAGGGAAATTCAAGATGCCTAAATTTGGGCTGTCTGGTACAATGCCAAAATCTCCCAAATTAAATCTTAAAGCTCCAAAGATGAAGGGGGGAATTGATTTTCCAGACCTGAATTTACCAGATGCTGACCTCAAAGCCCCTAAACTAGATGTGAATGCTCCAGATCTCAACATCAATGCACCCTCAGGGAAATTCAAGATGCCTAAATTTGGGCTGTCTGGTACAATGCCAAAATCTCCCAAATTAAATCTTAAAGCTCCAAAGATGAAGGGGGGAATTGATTTTCCAGACCTGAATTTACCAGATGCTGACCTCAAAGCCCCTAAACTAGATGTGAATGCTCCAGATCTCAACATCAATGCACCCTCAGGGAAATTCAAGATGCCTAAATTTGGGCTGTCTGGTACAATGCCAAAATCTCCCAAATTAAATCTTAAAGCTCCAAAGATGAAGGGGGGAATTGATTTTCCAGACCTGAATTTCCCAGATGCTGACCTCAAAGCCCCTAAACTAGATGTGAATGCTCCAGATCTCGACATCAATGCACCCTCAGGGAAATTCAAGATGCCTAAATTTGGGCTGTCTGGTACAATGCCAAAATCTCCCAAATTAAATCTTAAAGCTCCAAAGATGAAGGGGGGAATTGATTTTCCAGACCTGAATTTACCAGATGCTGACCTCAAAGCCCCGAAACTAGATGTGAATGCTCCAGATCTCGACATCAATGCACCCTCAGGGAAATTCCAGGTGCCTAAATTCAGAGGCCTAAAGGGACCAGATGTTGACATTAATGGCGCTATAGAGGGACCAGATCTGAACTTGTCATCTCCCAAACGTAAGGGTCCCAAAGCAGACCTAAACCTTCCAGACACTGATATTGACAGTCCAGCAGGAAAACTCAAAATGCCAACTTTCAAGATGCCAGATTTAGGATTCTCTGGACCAAAAATTAAGGGGCCTGACTTAAATCTTTCAGCCCCCAAGTTTAAAGGGGGAATAAGTCCCCCAGATTTGGATCTGCCACATGTAGACCTCAAAGGCCCCAAATTAGACCTCAATGCACCAGATGTAAACTTTAATATGCCCTCAGGTAAAGTCAATGTACCTACATTGAAGAAACCAAAGGTTGATCTGAATGCTCCTGATCTGGACATTAACGGCCCCTCTGGTAAACTGAAAATGCCCAAAGTTGGGCTGACTGGTAAAATGCCAAAATCCACAAAACTGAATTTCAAAGCCCCAAAGATAAAGGGGGGAATTGGTTCCCCAGACATGCATTTACCAGATGCTGACCTCAAAGCCCCTAAACTAGATGTGAATCCCCCAGATCTTGACATAAATGCATCTTCTGGGAAATTAAAAATGCCCAAATTTAAAATGCCTAAATTCAGGGGCCTAAAGAGACCAGATGTTGACATTGATGGAGACTTAGAGGGCCCAGATATTGATATCAATACCCCCACAGCTAACCTCAAAGGTCCCAAAACAGGTCTAAAAATGCCTGATTTGAAGATGCCTGATTTTGGactatctggcccaaatgtagtTTATGATTTACCCAATATTGACCTCTCAGCACCAAAGCTAAAAGGGGGAATCAGTCCCCCAGATTTGAGACTACCTAAGGGTCATATCAGAGGGCCCAAACTAGACCTCAATGCTCCAGATATGCCCTCAGGTAGATTCAGAGTTCCAACCATAGAGAGGCCAAATGATAGCATAAAAGCCCCTGATTTGGACATCAACACTCCTTCATTCAAAATGCCCAAAATGCCTAAATTTGTGTTGTCTAGTCCAAAAAGACCAGATCATGACATCAGTGCTGACATAGGTTTTAAATTGTCAAATATGAAAGGTGGGATTGGTTCACGACACCTGGACCTACCTACAGTTGACCTAGACGCCCCTAAAATAGATGTAGACACTCCAGATATGAACATTGATTCACCCTCTGGGAAATTCAAAATGCCCCACCTCAAAATGCCTAAATTCGTCCTTTCTGGCTTGAAAGGTCCAGATCCTGGAATAGATGGAGACATTGATGGACCGGACCTGAGTTTGTCAGCCCCGAAAGTAAACACAGGGATCGGTAGTCCAGATTTAGACATAAATGTTCCCTCTGGTAATCTCAAAGGCCCCCAAGCTGATCTCAATTTGCCAGACAGTGACATTGCTATACAATCTGAAAAATTCAAACTGCCATCCTTTAAATTGCCTCAGTTTGGAAGTCCCAATCTAAGGGCAGGTACACATATGGACTTTATGAAAACAAATGACATTTCTCCTCCAAAGGTTAAAGTGAATCTAAAAGCACCAGACTTGAAAGTTAGTCACCCAGATGTCAGCCTGAGCATACCCAAAGCTGATACCAGAAGCCCAGAATACAAAGTGGCATCTCATAGTAAACGCAGATCTGATATCCCAGGTGGAGCACATATAAAAGTGCAAGCAGAAGACATAGATACAGAAGTGACACTGCCACACACTGATAGGAAGTCTAGGAAGGTCAAAGGAAGGGCCAGTTATCCCATTGCAGATATTGATTTGCCAAAAGTTGAGTATAAAGCATCTGGTTTGGAACTGAGAGGTTCAGACCTTCATGATCCCACAGGGAAATTAAAAATGCCCAAATCCAAGACTTCTAAATTGGGTAGTCATACAAGAATACCAGACCTTGATATAGACTCAAGTCCTGCCAGTATTAACGCCTCAGTTCCTAAACTCCCACCCCCAAGGTATGGAGTAGAGGTTTCACAGCCAGATTTAAATTTGAGTAGAACTGACCTCAAGGGCAATAAACATCATAGGAAAGCCCCAGCTGGTGAAACTGGCAGAACAAAAAGGAGTCCAAAACAGTCTGAAATTGGAACTTCCATGCCAAATTTTACTCATGGTTCAAACCCCAAAATGTCTGAAGATGAAGAAGGATATTTTGTCACTGTATTTCCCAAACATCTCAAAGAGGATGTACCAGACGGAACTGGGAGCCTGAAAAATCATCACAAGGAAGAGTCAAACTGTAGATCTCATACACTCAGAAGTCTCGACTTCAGTGCATCAAATGTGGACCTTGAAGTTCCAGAAGATGATAACTTAAAAGGGTCAACATTCTGGCTTTCAAAGCTTATATAG